A genomic stretch from Bos javanicus breed banteng chromosome 29, ARS-OSU_banteng_1.0, whole genome shotgun sequence includes:
- the LOC133240980 gene encoding olfactory receptor 8A1-like: MAAENHSTVTEFILGGLTSQPELQLPLFFLFLGIYSITMVGNLGMITLICLNAQLHTPMYYFLSNLSFVDLCYSSVTTPKMLVNFVSGKNTISYAGCMAQLYFFIVFVVAECYMLTVMAYDRYVAICRPLLYNIIMSHRVCSLLVAGVYIMGLIGSTIETGLMLKLPYCEHLISHYFCDILPLMKLSCFSTYDIEMTVFFLAGFNIVVTSLTVLISYAFILSSILRISTTEGRSKAFSTCSSHFAAVGIFYGTTAFMYLKPSTASSLAQENVASVFYTTVIPMLNPLIYSLRNKEVKAAMHKTLRGKLL, translated from the coding sequence ATGGCTGCAGAAAATCACTCTACAGTGACAGAGTTCATTCTCGGAGGTTTAACAAGTCAACCAGAGCTCCAGCtccccctcttcttcctcttccttgggATCTATTCCATCACCATGGTAGGGAACCTGGGCATGATAACCCTGATTTGTCTGAACGCTCAGcttcacacccccatgtactattTCCTCAGCAACCTGTCCTTTGTGGATCTCTGCTACTCCTCTGTCACTACCCCTAAGATGCTGGTGAACTTTGTCTCAGGGAAGAACACCATCTCCTATGCAGGGTGCATGGCCCAGCTCTACTTCTTCATTgtgtttgttgttgctgagtGTTACATGCTgacagtgatggcctatgaccgctacgtggccatctgcaGACCTTTGCTTTACAACATCATCATGTCTCATCGAGTCTGCTCCCTGCTGGTGGCTGGGGTCTATATCATGGGGCTCATTGGCTCAACCATAGAGACTGGCCTCATGTTGAAACTGCCCTATTGTGAACACCTCATCAGTCATTACTTCTGTGACATCCTCCCCCTCATGAAACTTTCCTGCTTTAGCACCTATGACATTGAGATGACAGTCTTCTTTTTGGCTGGATTCAACATTGTAGTTACTAGCTTAACAGTCCTAATTTCCTATGCCTTCATCCTGTCCAGTATCCTCCGCATCAGCACCACAGAGGGAAGGTCCAAAGCCTTCAGCACCTGCAGCTCCCACTTTGCAGCCGTGGGGATTTTCTATGGAACGACCGCCTTCATGTACTTGAAACCCTCCACGGCCAGTTCCCTGGCCCAGGAGAACGTGGCCTCCGTGTTCTACACCACAGtgatccccatgctgaaccccctgATCTACAGCTTGAGGAATAAGGAGGTAAAGGCTGCCATGCACAAAACTCTGAGGGGAAAATTGCTTTGA